From a single Acetonema longum DSM 6540 genomic region:
- a CDS encoding RDD family protein → IYFVISELPTQRGTIGRQLTKIRVTDTNGYRLGIRRVIIRTILEFVFIFIIPGYLLIFFTQKNQGLHDYLLDTVVIMKDKIGR, encoded by the coding sequence TCATCTATTTTGTTATCAGTGAGCTACCAACGCAACGAGGAACCATAGGAAGGCAATTGACAAAAATAAGAGTAACTGATACAAACGGATATAGATTAGGCATTCGAAGAGTAATAATTAGAACTATTTTAGAGTTTGTATTTATTTTTATAATCCCTGGATACTTGTTGATTTTTTTTACTCAAAAAAACCAGGGATTACATGATTATCTTTTGGATACGGTTGTTATTATGAAAGACAAGATTGGTCGGTGA